The Amycolatopsis mongoliensis genome includes a window with the following:
- a CDS encoding terpene synthase family protein produces MAELFFPFPVHAEIGCEEYDRKAGDWLSRHSDLPPARLEAVVRSRAAALVAFTVSPTRPELVELASAWTAAYLLVDDVLESAPIEEAAVMAACGQRIWDDPSSPAPSTAITAMVRQIARETLALATPAQRQRLRVAHQRYFAAAVTERLLDAAERPPSAEVHTGVREQASGLAAMSAVVEFAMGMDIPEHEYHSAPVRSFFQAAHLAIAWINDIGAFAKDAKEGHHNVVAVLAARSGLNSLEATNEAVALLGSVHYALSELSRLLLREGSPPLRAYVESMVRHLGAFTPWLLHSPRYSGMLADEPFTTTGNAPDGVEAVPDIAAIAWWWNHLPARTVA; encoded by the coding sequence ATGGCCGAGCTGTTCTTTCCCTTTCCCGTGCACGCAGAGATCGGCTGCGAGGAGTACGACCGGAAAGCCGGGGACTGGCTGTCGCGCCACAGCGACCTGCCGCCCGCGCGGCTGGAAGCCGTCGTGCGCTCGCGGGCGGCCGCGCTGGTGGCGTTCACCGTGTCGCCGACGCGGCCGGAACTCGTCGAACTCGCCTCGGCCTGGACCGCCGCCTACCTCCTTGTCGACGATGTCCTGGAATCGGCGCCGATCGAGGAGGCCGCGGTGATGGCCGCCTGCGGGCAGCGCATCTGGGACGACCCTTCCTCACCCGCGCCCAGTACTGCGATCACCGCGATGGTGCGGCAGATCGCCCGGGAGACACTGGCGTTGGCCACGCCCGCGCAGCGACAGCGGCTGCGGGTCGCCCACCAGCGATACTTTGCCGCCGCCGTCACCGAACGTCTGCTCGACGCGGCGGAGCGACCGCCGTCCGCGGAGGTCCATACCGGCGTGCGGGAGCAGGCGTCCGGCCTGGCGGCGATGTCGGCCGTGGTTGAGTTCGCGATGGGCATGGACATTCCCGAGCACGAGTACCACAGCGCCCCCGTCCGGTCGTTCTTCCAAGCCGCGCACCTGGCGATCGCGTGGATCAACGACATCGGTGCTTTCGCGAAGGACGCCAAGGAAGGTCACCACAATGTGGTGGCCGTGCTCGCCGCACGATCCGGTCTCAACTCGTTGGAAGCGACCAACGAGGCGGTGGCCTTGCTCGGCAGCGTCCACTACGCGTTAAGCGAGCTGTCACGCCTGCTGCTGCGCGAGGGAAGCCCCCCACTGCGTGCGTACGTGGAATCCATGGTCCGGCACCTCGGTGCCTTCACTCCTTGGCTGCTGCACTCTCCGCGATACTCGGGCATGCTGGCCGATGAGCCCTTCACCACCACCGGAAACGCACCCGACGGTGTCGAGGCAGTGCCGGATATCGCGGCGATCGCCTGGTGGTGGAACCACCTGCCCGCGCGGACCGTGGCATGA
- a CDS encoding squalene/phytoene synthase family protein: MTDLTAALSEARQWSTTYYRPLLAMPPGLQEAKVSFYLLFRGIDEIEDHPALAATVKDTVLTEVACALQTRNIAGRLDAAFAEHRDVLPDVSLRLADWCALAPPSIAPRILDAAIAMANRMAVWSRRGWRMRDVDDLDEYAFSVAGVVATLLGDMWAWHDGTQVDRGQMMSYARGCQAANILADLAVDRERGVDFLPEGWTVADLATYVHTELSLADRWMATLPDPGPARVWCSRAMEVAWAQYHRAQTLQQA, translated from the coding sequence ATGACTGATTTGACCGCTGCGCTCAGTGAGGCTCGGCAATGGTCCACGACGTACTACCGACCGCTCTTGGCGATGCCGCCCGGCCTGCAGGAGGCCAAAGTCTCCTTTTACCTGCTGTTCCGCGGGATCGACGAAATCGAAGACCACCCCGCGCTGGCCGCGACGGTGAAGGACACGGTCCTGACCGAGGTGGCCTGCGCACTCCAGACCCGCAACATCGCCGGCCGTCTCGACGCCGCGTTCGCCGAGCATCGCGACGTCCTGCCCGATGTCTCGCTGCGGCTGGCGGACTGGTGCGCGCTGGCGCCACCCTCGATCGCCCCGCGGATCCTGGACGCAGCCATCGCCATGGCCAACCGGATGGCGGTGTGGTCCCGCCGCGGTTGGCGGATGCGAGACGTCGATGACCTCGACGAGTACGCCTTCTCCGTGGCCGGAGTCGTCGCCACCCTGCTGGGTGACATGTGGGCCTGGCACGACGGCACCCAGGTCGACCGCGGGCAGATGATGAGCTACGCCCGCGGCTGCCAGGCAGCCAACATCCTGGCCGACCTGGCTGTCGACCGCGAACGCGGTGTCGACTTCCTCCCTGAGGGCTGGACGGTCGCCGATCTGGCCACCTACGTGCACACCGAGCTCAGCCTCGCCGATCGCTGGATGGCGACGCTGCCGGATCCCGGACCGGCCCGTGTCTGGTGCAGCCGCGCCATGGAAGTGGCCTGGGCCCAGTACCACCGGGCGCAGACCCTCCAGCAGGCCTGA
- a CDS encoding OST-HTH/LOTUS domain-containing protein, whose translation MGITEKPDPRRSAAELKQDTGLVTLLRSAVDATSDEDGWAPLAAVGNIILKRRPDFDARNYGYPKLSGLIEATTLFQVDRCSVGAGKPAVVYVLDDRQRTEPGLRAGQ comes from the coding sequence GTGGGTATCACGGAGAAACCGGACCCGCGTCGATCAGCTGCTGAGCTGAAGCAGGACACCGGACTGGTCACGCTGTTGCGCAGCGCGGTCGACGCGACGTCCGATGAGGACGGCTGGGCGCCTCTTGCAGCGGTCGGAAACATCATCCTCAAACGGCGCCCGGACTTCGACGCCCGCAACTACGGCTACCCGAAACTCAGCGGCCTGATCGAAGCCACGACGCTGTTCCAAGTCGACCGCTGTTCGGTCGGCGCAGGGAAGCCGGCAGTGGTCTACGTGCTGGACGATCGCCAGCGGACCGAACCGGGTCTGCGGGCCGGTCAGTAA
- a CDS encoding ATP-dependent DNA helicase encodes MPAKVLDALAHRVFLSGRTEPDAFDIAKLAQATRDVVSDNYGHFSWWNLAAEAHRQTAHLTVPVDKHEQLVDDVVDTILTQPDTLALVGPTAVNEPASLRRRDGESVFVEHHSTRYTTTATLAAEGDLVAWARRGGGHRLRAATVEKALAGQGLNDGQSEMVRRFARSGHRLQLALAPAGAGKTSAMKVLATAWRRTGHRVYAFGPSARAAQELGASIGAKPHTLHQLTTALRFGFAHRAFPMEAGDLVIVDEAAMAGTHTLHKVVKYALNNGADVRLIGDDAQLAAVEAGGAIRLLAHDVGAVRFREIVRFRGADREEQAAASLQIRAGSPKGLEYYFEHGRVSDGSLETMRDAARSRWQADLDAGVQSLLIVPTNEDTVALNIEARQLRLNRGAVDRGREVDLHDATTAGVGDWVVTRHNQRLLSLFGGRDFVKNGDVWTITDVHASGKITVQHRVHKAAITLPAGYVHAHVELAYAATINRVQGMTSTGNAHLLVPPTMTREQFYPGITRAMRGNYLYVVTHHHVIDQHRETPEPVSPESVLTGVLRHSGAEVSATETLRAAQDEAVSMGTLVLRYNYTATYRDEDRYRAILTRHAPSTVDLDSEPALIQTLRNAHDLGWEPDPLVATVTRWRQSLDEADNRGAALQARITTHLERRRPPSTTGPPQPADVTRWRGIVDAIAPHVAVEDPDWEKIWARAAGALALGFDVDAALTVVAHQLTARPAVPDPMPDDRYADAALAAELEHRGERGEAHQRAVPWLARPDFAHVRHHPGHAQYLHEMNLAIADRVEHLRAAVIRDQPEWVSGLGARPDNPIAAEEWDDLVGLVAAYRETFRIEGEAPLGGKPGSHGAKARAWRSLSECWDTFGRTPVTDRPEPPAPRTAPRAAERDDLFAELEHGDERVVLEPLNVLVRRYELLARDGDEDRYLDVLARYVPGAVNAGAEPAALNALANAQDQGWQAERLVRKLADDSGFAWASDPAAVLAKRVSAHVSEHRPPARIGAPTDEQIDRWRSIVAEHLPNAIVTGEQWGIVWRHAAGGTALGLDADTALTDALSQLPGDITGAGDGDYRRAGEALVAALTDHHSAGDGLHAALSWQAHPDFGAPDGAL; translated from the coding sequence GTGCCCGCCAAGGTTCTGGACGCGCTCGCCCATCGCGTATTCCTCAGCGGACGCACGGAGCCGGACGCGTTCGACATCGCGAAACTTGCCCAGGCGACACGGGATGTGGTGTCGGACAACTACGGTCATTTCTCCTGGTGGAACCTCGCCGCCGAGGCCCACCGCCAGACCGCGCACCTGACGGTGCCCGTCGACAAGCACGAACAGCTCGTCGACGACGTTGTCGACACGATCCTGACCCAGCCCGACACCCTCGCCCTGGTCGGGCCGACCGCGGTGAACGAGCCGGCGTCGTTGCGGCGGCGGGACGGCGAGTCGGTGTTCGTTGAGCACCACTCGACCCGCTACACCACCACCGCCACGCTGGCCGCTGAGGGCGATCTGGTCGCGTGGGCGCGCCGCGGCGGCGGGCACCGGCTGCGCGCCGCCACCGTCGAGAAGGCCCTGGCCGGTCAGGGGTTGAACGACGGGCAGTCGGAGATGGTGCGCCGGTTCGCCCGCTCCGGACATCGGCTGCAGCTTGCGTTGGCCCCGGCCGGGGCCGGGAAGACCTCGGCGATGAAGGTCCTGGCGACCGCGTGGCGGCGCACCGGGCATCGCGTCTACGCCTTCGGGCCGTCGGCCCGCGCGGCGCAGGAGCTCGGTGCGTCGATCGGGGCGAAGCCGCACACGCTGCACCAGCTGACCACCGCGCTGCGGTTCGGGTTCGCCCACCGTGCGTTCCCGATGGAAGCCGGGGACCTGGTGATCGTCGACGAAGCGGCCATGGCCGGCACCCACACCCTGCACAAGGTCGTCAAGTACGCGCTCAACAACGGCGCCGACGTACGACTCATCGGGGACGACGCGCAGCTGGCCGCCGTCGAAGCAGGTGGCGCGATCCGACTGCTCGCCCACGACGTCGGTGCCGTCCGGTTCCGGGAGATCGTGCGGTTCCGCGGCGCCGACCGCGAGGAGCAAGCTGCTGCGTCGTTGCAGATCCGGGCTGGAAGTCCAAAGGGTCTCGAGTACTACTTTGAGCACGGACGCGTTAGCGACGGTTCCCTGGAGACGATGCGTGACGCCGCGCGCTCACGCTGGCAGGCCGACCTCGACGCCGGCGTGCAGTCGCTGCTGATCGTGCCGACCAACGAAGACACCGTCGCGCTCAACATCGAAGCCCGCCAGCTGCGCCTCAACCGAGGTGCCGTCGACCGCGGCCGGGAAGTCGATCTGCACGACGCGACCACCGCGGGTGTCGGGGACTGGGTCGTCACCCGGCACAACCAGCGCCTGCTGTCACTGTTCGGCGGGCGCGACTTCGTCAAGAACGGCGACGTCTGGACCATCACCGACGTACACGCCAGCGGCAAGATCACCGTCCAGCACCGGGTCCACAAGGCCGCGATAACACTGCCGGCCGGGTACGTCCATGCCCACGTCGAGCTCGCCTACGCCGCCACCATCAACCGCGTGCAGGGCATGACCAGCACCGGCAACGCCCACCTGCTGGTCCCGCCGACGATGACCCGCGAGCAGTTCTACCCCGGCATCACCCGCGCGATGCGCGGAAACTACCTCTACGTCGTCACCCACCACCACGTCATCGACCAGCACCGCGAAACCCCAGAACCAGTGTCCCCTGAGTCGGTGCTCACCGGCGTGCTGCGCCACTCGGGTGCGGAAGTGTCGGCGACCGAGACGCTGCGAGCGGCCCAAGACGAGGCGGTGTCAATGGGCACGCTCGTTCTCCGCTACAACTACACCGCCACCTACCGCGACGAGGACCGCTACCGCGCCATCCTCACCCGCCATGCGCCTTCCACCGTGGACCTGGACAGCGAACCGGCACTCATCCAGACTCTCCGAAACGCCCACGACCTCGGCTGGGAACCCGACCCCCTCGTCGCCACCGTCACGCGCTGGCGCCAGTCCCTGGACGAGGCCGACAACCGCGGCGCGGCGCTGCAAGCCCGGATCACCACCCACCTCGAGCGGCGTCGGCCGCCCTCTACCACCGGGCCACCGCAGCCGGCCGACGTGACGCGCTGGCGGGGCATCGTCGATGCGATCGCCCCGCACGTCGCCGTCGAAGACCCCGACTGGGAGAAGATATGGGCCCGCGCCGCCGGTGCGCTAGCGCTCGGGTTCGACGTCGACGCCGCGCTGACCGTCGTCGCCCATCAGCTCACGGCGCGTCCGGCGGTGCCGGATCCTATGCCGGACGACCGCTACGCCGATGCCGCTCTCGCCGCCGAGCTGGAGCACCGCGGTGAGCGCGGAGAGGCCCATCAGCGCGCCGTGCCCTGGCTGGCCCGCCCCGACTTCGCCCACGTTCGCCACCATCCCGGGCATGCCCAGTACCTGCACGAGATGAACCTCGCGATCGCCGACCGCGTCGAACACCTGCGCGCCGCGGTGATCCGCGACCAGCCGGAGTGGGTTTCGGGGCTCGGGGCGCGGCCGGACAATCCGATCGCGGCCGAGGAGTGGGATGACCTGGTCGGCCTGGTCGCCGCCTACCGCGAGACGTTCCGTATCGAGGGTGAGGCTCCGCTGGGTGGCAAACCCGGCAGCCACGGCGCGAAGGCGCGCGCCTGGCGCAGCCTGAGCGAGTGCTGGGACACCTTCGGCCGAACACCGGTAACCGACCGACCGGAGCCCCCGGCACCTCGGACAGCACCCCGGGCCGCGGAGCGCGACGACCTGTTCGCCGAGTTAGAACATGGTGATGAGCGCGTCGTCCTCGAGCCCCTGAACGTGCTGGTGCGCCGTTACGAGTTGCTGGCCCGCGACGGTGACGAGGACCGCTACCTCGACGTCCTCGCCCGCTACGTCCCCGGCGCGGTCAACGCCGGCGCCGAACCCGCCGCACTGAACGCGCTCGCCAACGCCCAGGATCAGGGCTGGCAGGCCGAACGGCTGGTCCGCAAGCTCGCCGACGACAGCGGCTTCGCCTGGGCCAGCGACCCCGCCGCCGTCCTCGCCAAACGCGTCTCCGCGCACGTCAGCGAACACCGGCCACCGGCGCGGATCGGTGCACCGACCGACGAGCAGATCGACCGCTGGCGCAGCATCGTCGCCGAACACCTGCCCAACGCCATCGTGACCGGCGAGCAGTGGGGCATCGTCTGGCGCCACGCTGCTGGCGGCACCGCCCTCGGCCTCGACGCCGACACCGCCCTCACCGACGCCCTCAGCCAGCTCCCCGGCGACATCACCGGCGCCGGGGACGGTGACTATCGCCGCGCCGGTGAGGCACTCGTCGCCGCCCTAACCGACCACCACAGCGCGGGAGACGGGCTGCACGCCGCGCTCTCGTGGCAGGCCCACCCGGACTTCGGAGCACCTGATGGTGCTCTCTGA
- a CDS encoding N,N-dimethylformamidase beta subunit family domain-containing protein, which yields MTHHPLPPLPGPSVTDPGLRPRYAWSIPGFAVERPSGTGEPEIWCYTDRFGYRPGEAIDVHVHTTAARYDLTLLRDGASPKVVWHRQDLAGAAHPTPHDAYRRGCGWPVALRIDVDPAWQSGLYLLIAGIEVGGRRYEREHFVVVRPSGTVPRTPFALVLTTSTMTAYNDWGGANHYRGLGDDPHVDVPAPELSIHRPVARGMLRQPPGAPRAANPDTPGIDYVPRHPAYEWAHAHGYSRHYADAFWATYERPFVVWAERNGYAFDYLTQHDLHQDPGCLDGYRCAILVGHDEYWTARMRDTLDAFVDGGGNVARFGANFAWQIRLQEDDTTQVCYKDPRADPLAETEPEQATTLWDAPAVGRPGAATMGLTAVGGGYTRYGSTTPRSSGGYTVYRPRHWVFEGTDLRYGDVFGQAPICVVGFEVDGVDYTVRNGLPYPTGTDGAPDDLAILAMAPAVIGETDDWQGMVPLGAPADEVITLTEALYGTAVPERMQGERYGAAMMAVFSRELGTVFNAGTCEWVNGLIHRDEFTETITHNVLRRFATTEAKA from the coding sequence ATGACGCACCACCCCCTGCCCCCACTGCCGGGGCCGTCGGTCACCGACCCCGGTCTCCGTCCGCGCTACGCCTGGTCGATCCCCGGGTTCGCCGTGGAACGCCCGTCCGGAACCGGTGAACCGGAGATCTGGTGCTACACCGACAGGTTCGGCTACCGGCCCGGCGAGGCGATCGACGTGCACGTCCACACCACCGCCGCACGCTACGACTTGACGCTGCTCCGGGACGGCGCGTCACCGAAGGTCGTCTGGCACCGGCAGGACCTGGCAGGCGCAGCGCACCCGACGCCCCACGACGCCTACCGGCGAGGGTGTGGGTGGCCGGTGGCGCTGCGGATCGACGTCGATCCCGCGTGGCAGTCCGGGCTCTACCTGCTGATCGCCGGGATCGAGGTGGGCGGCCGGCGGTACGAACGCGAGCACTTCGTCGTGGTCCGTCCAAGCGGGACAGTCCCGCGTACGCCCTTTGCCCTGGTGCTGACCACCAGCACGATGACCGCCTACAACGACTGGGGTGGCGCCAACCACTATCGCGGGCTCGGCGACGATCCCCACGTCGACGTGCCCGCCCCCGAGCTGTCGATCCACCGTCCCGTCGCCCGCGGCATGCTGCGGCAGCCGCCCGGCGCACCCCGTGCCGCCAATCCGGACACGCCCGGAATCGACTACGTCCCCAGGCATCCCGCCTATGAATGGGCACACGCGCACGGCTACTCACGGCACTACGCGGACGCGTTCTGGGCGACCTACGAGCGTCCGTTCGTGGTCTGGGCCGAGCGCAACGGCTATGCGTTCGATTACCTGACCCAGCACGACTTGCACCAGGACCCGGGGTGCCTCGACGGCTACCGGTGCGCGATCCTCGTCGGCCACGACGAGTACTGGACCGCCCGCATGCGCGACACCCTGGACGCCTTCGTCGACGGCGGCGGGAACGTCGCGCGGTTCGGAGCGAACTTCGCCTGGCAGATCCGGCTGCAGGAGGACGACACGACCCAGGTCTGCTACAAGGACCCGCGAGCCGACCCCCTCGCCGAGACCGAGCCGGAGCAGGCAACGACGTTGTGGGACGCGCCGGCCGTCGGCCGTCCCGGCGCGGCGACGATGGGCCTGACCGCGGTCGGGGGCGGCTACACCCGGTACGGGTCCACAACGCCACGCTCCAGCGGCGGCTACACCGTCTACCGGCCACGCCACTGGGTGTTCGAGGGAACCGACCTGCGGTACGGCGACGTCTTCGGTCAGGCCCCGATCTGCGTCGTGGGCTTTGAGGTCGACGGCGTGGACTACACCGTCCGCAATGGACTCCCCTACCCCACCGGGACGGACGGCGCGCCGGACGATCTCGCCATCCTGGCGATGGCACCGGCCGTGATCGGCGAAACCGACGACTGGCAGGGCATGGTCCCGCTCGGCGCCCCGGCCGACGAAGTGATCACCCTCACCGAAGCGTTGTACGGCACCGCCGTACCCGAGCGCATGCAGGGCGAACGATACGGCGCGGCAATGATGGCCGTCTTCTCCCGGGAACTCGGCACGGTCTTCAACGCCGGGACCTGTGAATGGGTCAACGGCCTCATCCACCGCGACGAATTCACCGAAACCATCACCCACAACGTCCTGCGCCGATTCGCCACCACGGAAGCGAAGGCATGA
- the istA gene encoding IS21 family transposase, with the protein MLTLEEDVEAQALRAQGWSVSAIARHLGRDRKTIRRYLAGDVVPGRRRPVGPDPFEPFVAYCRARLADDPHLWAATLLDEVAELGYQGGYSTFTRALRRYQLRPHCEPCQVARGRDVAIITHPPGEETQWDWLELPDPPVSWGAGKQAHLLVGALAHSSKWRGVLADAEDFPHLIEALDAVVRRLGGVTQVWRFDRMATVCHPASGRITPAFAQVAKHYGVRSVTCPPRRGNRKGVVEKANHSAAQRWWRTLGDEVTIDEAQAGLDRLATKLDSRRRVIDGERTTVAGLAAAERLHAPPLVAFPAEFDLGRIVTPQALVSFRGNAYSVPPGLGGAQVQVRHRLGADMLRIVTEGGATVAVHSRAPDGAGRVIRDDGHVIALEHAAMGAFSHERPCTHKTRRPPSSAALAEAARLRGLPATGPAAHVVIDLATYAATAAKLGSAPTYESEED; encoded by the coding sequence ATGCTCACTCTGGAGGAAGACGTGGAGGCGCAGGCGCTGCGTGCTCAAGGCTGGTCGGTCTCGGCGATCGCCCGACATCTCGGACGCGACCGCAAGACCATCCGCCGCTACCTGGCCGGCGACGTGGTGCCAGGCAGACGCCGGCCGGTGGGGCCGGACCCGTTCGAGCCGTTCGTGGCCTACTGCCGGGCCCGGCTGGCCGACGACCCGCATCTGTGGGCGGCGACGCTGCTGGACGAGGTCGCCGAGCTCGGCTACCAGGGCGGATACTCGACGTTCACCCGCGCGCTGCGCCGCTATCAGCTGCGCCCGCACTGCGAGCCTTGCCAGGTGGCCCGCGGCCGGGACGTCGCGATCATCACTCACCCGCCGGGTGAGGAGACTCAGTGGGATTGGCTGGAGCTGCCGGACCCGCCGGTGAGCTGGGGCGCCGGGAAGCAGGCGCATTTGCTGGTCGGCGCGCTGGCGCACTCGAGCAAGTGGCGCGGGGTCCTGGCCGATGCCGAGGATTTCCCGCACCTGATCGAGGCCCTCGATGCGGTGGTTCGCCGGCTGGGCGGGGTGACCCAGGTCTGGCGGTTCGACCGGATGGCCACGGTCTGCCATCCCGCCTCCGGCCGGATCACGCCTGCGTTCGCGCAGGTCGCCAAGCACTATGGAGTCCGGTCGGTGACGTGTCCGCCGCGGCGCGGGAACCGCAAGGGCGTGGTCGAGAAGGCCAACCACTCGGCCGCGCAGCGCTGGTGGCGCACCCTCGGCGACGAGGTCACGATCGACGAGGCCCAGGCCGGGCTGGACCGGCTCGCGACCAAGCTCGACAGTCGCCGCCGGGTCATCGACGGCGAACGCACCACCGTCGCCGGCCTGGCCGCGGCCGAGCGGCTGCATGCTCCGCCGCTGGTCGCGTTCCCGGCCGAGTTCGACCTCGGTCGGATCGTCACGCCGCAGGCGCTGGTGTCCTTCCGCGGCAACGCCTACTCCGTCCCGCCCGGGCTGGGCGGCGCGCAGGTTCAGGTCCGCCACCGGCTCGGCGCGGACATGTTGCGGATCGTCACCGAGGGCGGCGCGACCGTCGCGGTTCACAGCCGGGCCCCGGACGGGGCGGGTCGGGTGATCCGCGACGACGGGCACGTGATCGCGCTTGAACACGCCGCGATGGGCGCGTTCAGCCACGAGCGGCCCTGCACCCACAAGACGCGCAGGCCGCCGTCGTCGGCGGCGTTGGCCGAAGCAGCACGACTGCGCGGCCTGCCCGCGACGGGGCCCGCGGCCCACGTCGTGATCGACCTGGCCACCTACGCCGCCACCGCGGCGAAGCTGGGCAGTGCACCCACCTATGAGTCCGAGGAGGACTGA
- a CDS encoding transposase: MNVDDIRTLRDYFPAALEAFTDLDAADTLELLAKAPDPASAAKLTITQITAALKRARRHDIPAKAASIQAVLRAEHLGQPTVVTAAYAATTRAAAAVLTVLHEQIKALQGQVDAHFGRHPDAEIILSQPGLGSVLGARVLAEFGDDPDRYADAKRRKNYAGTSPITRASGKKTIVLARLVHNDRLIDALMTQAFSALNASPGARAYYDQLRARGAHHNAALRQLANRLVGILHGCLKTRTLYDEATAWSHRAEKAAA, translated from the coding sequence ATGAACGTCGACGACATCCGGACGCTGCGTGACTACTTCCCGGCCGCGCTGGAGGCGTTCACTGACCTCGACGCCGCCGACACCCTGGAGCTGCTGGCCAAGGCACCCGACCCTGCCTCGGCCGCGAAGCTGACCATCACCCAGATTACGGCCGCTCTCAAACGTGCTCGCCGCCACGACATCCCCGCCAAGGCCGCCTCGATCCAGGCCGTGCTGCGCGCCGAGCACCTGGGCCAGCCGACCGTGGTCACCGCGGCCTACGCCGCCACCACGCGCGCCGCCGCGGCAGTGCTGACCGTCCTGCACGAACAGATCAAAGCCTTGCAGGGGCAGGTCGATGCGCATTTTGGCCGACACCCGGACGCTGAGATCATCCTGTCCCAGCCGGGACTGGGATCGGTCCTCGGTGCTCGGGTGCTTGCCGAGTTCGGAGACGACCCCGACCGCTACGCCGATGCCAAGCGCCGCAAGAACTACGCTGGCACCAGCCCGATCACCCGAGCCTCCGGCAAGAAGACGATCGTACTGGCCCGGCTCGTGCACAACGACCGGCTCATCGACGCGCTCATGACCCAAGCGTTCAGCGCACTCAACGCCTCGCCCGGCGCCCGCGCCTACTACGACCAACTGCGAGCACGCGGCGCCCACCACAACGCCGCACTGCGGCAGCTCGCCAACCGGCTCGTCGGCATCCTCCACGGCTGCCTCAAAACCCGCACCCTCTACGACGAGGCGACCGCTTGGTCACATCGTGCTGAGAAAGCCGCTGCTTGA
- the istB gene encoding IS21-like element helper ATPase IstB codes for MSEARRYQQLRSHFSYLKLDNAAEALPRILDQARAENLSMTAALERLLEIEVNATEERRLAGRLRFACLPDPWTLADFDFAAQPGVDEKLIRDLATLRFLDDASNVLFVGPPGVGKTMLATALARGTAEAGNRVYFTTAADLAARCHKAAVEGRWATCMRFFAGPKLLVIDELGYLPLPGDGASALFQVINQRYLKSSTILTTNVGIADWATAFGDATVAAAMLDRLLHRATVVGIDGPSYRLRSHQSTSDKLRKAVNAHVS; via the coding sequence ATGAGCGAGGCCCGCCGCTATCAGCAACTCCGTTCGCACTTCTCCTACCTGAAGCTGGACAACGCCGCCGAAGCCCTGCCCCGGATCCTCGATCAGGCCCGGGCGGAGAACCTGTCGATGACCGCTGCGCTGGAGCGGCTGCTGGAGATCGAGGTCAACGCCACTGAAGAACGCCGGCTGGCCGGCCGGTTGCGGTTCGCCTGCCTGCCCGATCCCTGGACCCTGGCGGACTTCGACTTCGCCGCCCAGCCCGGGGTCGACGAGAAACTCATCCGCGACCTGGCCACCCTCCGCTTTCTCGACGACGCGTCGAACGTGTTGTTCGTCGGGCCGCCCGGGGTCGGCAAGACGATGCTGGCCACCGCGCTCGCGCGCGGGACGGCCGAGGCCGGGAACCGGGTCTACTTCACCACCGCGGCCGACCTCGCCGCCCGCTGCCACAAGGCCGCAGTCGAAGGCCGCTGGGCCACCTGCATGCGGTTCTTCGCCGGCCCGAAACTGCTCGTGATCGACGAACTGGGCTATCTGCCGTTACCCGGCGACGGGGCCTCAGCCTTGTTCCAGGTGATCAACCAGCGTTACCTCAAGTCGTCCACGATCCTGACAACGAACGTCGGGATTGCTGACTGGGCAACGGCTTTCGGCGACGCGACTGTCGCGGCAGCGATGCTGGACCGGTTGCTGCACCGCGCGACCGTGGTCGGCATCGACGGCCCGTCTTACCGGTTGCGGTCGCATCAGTCTACATCGGACAAGCTGCGGAAGGCGGTGAACGCGCATGTCTCCTGA